From the uncultured Trichococcus sp. genome, one window contains:
- a CDS encoding glycoside-pentoside-hexuronide (GPH):cation symporter: MATETRILAQADENKMPLSEKLTFGFGNLAANLMLTTASSFITYYYTDVIGLSAVIVGNILLWARLFDGASDLAMGALVDKTRSKHGKARPWILWMALPYALAMILLFTSPDFLGSTGKAVYAFVTYVIALAGVYTATMVPYNAMIGTTTSNPVDRGNLSTSRTLAGFVGAMGVTAAVLPIVTFFGGDKQAWTWMAVVFGVISSLLLLLLFKNSKERVIETTVAVEKVPLKTNIKALLQNKYWIIMILYMMIGFISSGLGGINIFYAQWILGDPAKVAVIGILSFMPIAVGAVFMPLLLSKFSKKIIVLSGSFVMLLGLGIIALFPENFTMILVGLVIRGLGIAPGAVAGFAMLGDVADYGEWKTGIRSEGLIFSAGTFAEKVGSGVGGLILGVVLGLGGYVSQGATQSAEALFAIKAIFAYLPIAFTAICILLILFYDLDKKLPEIAEDLKAKRVNG, translated from the coding sequence ATGGCAACTGAAACAAGAATTTTGGCCCAAGCAGACGAAAACAAGATGCCTTTGAGCGAGAAGCTCACGTTCGGCTTCGGGAATCTGGCAGCCAACCTGATGCTGACGACCGCCAGTTCCTTCATCACTTATTATTATACCGATGTAATCGGCCTGAGCGCAGTCATCGTCGGCAATATCCTCTTATGGGCGCGACTTTTTGATGGCGCTTCCGATTTGGCGATGGGCGCGCTCGTCGACAAGACGCGTTCGAAACACGGAAAGGCCAGACCTTGGATTTTATGGATGGCATTACCGTATGCCTTGGCAATGATACTTCTGTTCACTTCTCCGGATTTCCTGGGATCGACGGGCAAAGCCGTCTATGCTTTCGTTACTTATGTGATCGCTTTGGCTGGTGTCTACACAGCGACGATGGTTCCCTATAACGCAATGATCGGTACGACGACCTCGAATCCTGTCGATCGCGGCAATCTTTCGACATCACGTACGCTTGCTGGGTTTGTGGGGGCGATGGGAGTGACTGCAGCGGTGCTGCCGATTGTCACTTTCTTCGGTGGCGATAAACAGGCTTGGACCTGGATGGCGGTTGTTTTCGGGGTTATTTCATCACTATTGTTATTGCTCTTATTCAAAAATTCAAAGGAACGTGTCATCGAAACTACTGTTGCTGTCGAAAAGGTGCCGTTGAAAACGAACATCAAAGCACTGCTGCAGAATAAATACTGGATCATCATGATTCTTTACATGATGATCGGCTTCATCAGTTCCGGTTTGGGCGGCATCAATATCTTTTACGCACAATGGATTTTAGGGGATCCCGCAAAAGTCGCGGTAATCGGAATCCTGTCCTTTATGCCGATTGCGGTAGGCGCGGTATTCATGCCGTTGCTGTTGAGCAAGTTCAGCAAAAAAATAATCGTGTTATCGGGAAGCTTCGTGATGCTGCTCGGGTTGGGGATCATCGCGCTGTTCCCGGAAAACTTCACGATGATTTTGGTCGGTTTGGTCATCCGCGGACTCGGCATCGCACCGGGAGCTGTTGCAGGCTTCGCCATGTTGGGTGACGTTGCCGATTACGGCGAATGGAAAACGGGCATCCGCAGCGAAGGATTGATTTTCTCGGCAGGAACGTTTGCCGAAAAAGTCGGCTCCGGAGTGGGCGGGCTGATTCTGGGTGTCGTTTTGGGGCTTGGCGGTTATGTGTCTCAAGGGGCAACGCAATCAGCAGAAGCTTTATTCGCGATCAAGGCAATCTTCGCCTATCTGCCGATAGCTTTCACGGCAATCTGTATTCTACTGATTTTGTTCTATGATTTGGACAAAAAACTTCCAGAAATTGCGGAAGATTTGAAAGCGAAACGAGTGAACGGATAA
- a CDS encoding helix-turn-helix domain-containing protein, which translates to MFELDHFLREETKVEKEQRKSGFNVTDPDILDELILSGNKFRLNGDFLLSEEMFFKKGDVHIRKHNRYSDMPLHHHQFLELNYMYSGSCTQEVSGEKIVLSEGDIIMLDRGSSHSFQALGENDILINVLLKVETINTKILQQLVRKRGVLTEFLVLASQRTHEEDQFLVFRTGENVKVQTFMQYILEEYYGGTEPNIEVIHLYLPLLFMELARTFEEETKGQQGHQNQVVTEALAIIEKDYRTLSLEMLAQQLGFNKNYLGNLIKKETGDTFKQLLQRQRMLHAHHLLLYSNYSMEEISEEIGYLDTSYFFRSFKKAHGKTPGQVRDEALRRDL; encoded by the coding sequence ATGTTTGAACTGGACCATTTTTTAAGGGAAGAAACCAAAGTCGAAAAAGAGCAGCGGAAGTCTGGGTTCAATGTGACGGATCCCGATATCCTCGACGAACTGATTTTGAGTGGAAATAAGTTCCGCTTAAATGGCGATTTCCTGCTGAGCGAGGAGATGTTCTTCAAAAAAGGCGATGTCCATATCCGCAAGCACAACCGCTATTCTGATATGCCCTTGCATCATCATCAGTTTCTGGAGTTGAATTATATGTATTCCGGATCATGCACCCAGGAAGTGAGCGGTGAAAAAATCGTCCTCTCCGAAGGCGACATCATCATGCTGGATCGGGGCAGCTCGCATTCCTTTCAGGCACTGGGCGAAAACGACATCCTCATCAATGTTCTGTTGAAAGTGGAGACGATCAACACCAAAATTCTCCAGCAACTTGTGAGGAAACGGGGGGTATTGACTGAGTTTCTGGTGTTGGCAAGCCAACGAACCCACGAAGAGGATCAGTTTTTGGTATTCCGGACGGGAGAAAATGTAAAAGTACAAACTTTCATGCAGTACATCTTGGAGGAATACTACGGAGGAACCGAACCGAATATCGAAGTGATCCACCTCTACCTGCCATTGTTGTTCATGGAACTGGCGCGCACGTTCGAAGAGGAAACGAAAGGGCAACAAGGCCACCAGAATCAGGTTGTCACGGAAGCGTTGGCCATAATCGAAAAAGACTATCGCACGCTTTCTTTGGAAATGCTGGCGCAGCAATTGGGCTTCAACAAGAATTATTTAGGGAACCTGATCAAAAAAGAAACCGGGGATACCTTCAAACAGTTGCTGCAGCGCCAACGCATGCTGCACGCGCATCATCTGCTGCTTTATTCGAATTATTCGATGGAGGAAATTTCCGAGGAAATCGGCTACCTGGATACGAGCTATTTCTTCCGGTCCTTCAAGAAAGCGCACGGCAAGACGCCAGGGCAGGTCCGCGATGAAGCTTTGCGCAGGGACCTGTAG
- a CDS encoding glycoside hydrolase family 3 N-terminal domain-containing protein has product MIDLKGNPFYLKDEQIAWVNQTLESLTLDEKVGQLFCPIGMSTDEKALFDLAANKKVGGLLFRPGKGEEVQQAHRYLQQQAKIPLLIAANLEAGGTGSAIDGTRIGNPMLLAAGQDASYGHHLGEVCAKEGSAVGVNWAFAPVVDIDYNCHNPITNVRTYGSNPETVLNYAQGFVEGVQQNGVAASIKHFPGDGIDFRDQHLVTTVNTLPLEEWRNTYGKVYSGLIEAGSLSVMIGHIALPAVQKSEEDAFLPATLSPVIMQELLREELGFNGVITSDATPMVGFCAAMERRLAVPTAIAAGCDIFLFNKDLEEDIRFMKEGIAAGILTSERIDEAVTRILAMKAALHLPEKQAEALLVPEKEELSVLQTEQYVEWAKQAADNGITLVKDTAGNLPLRPEATPRLLLQLLGPYEESNRQIFSKVLPLLEKEGFSVTLYQPEDFTTGFESVSQFRSKYDAVLYLANVENHSNATTTRINWYTFFGQGNNIPWFVDEVPTVFASLGNPYHLIDVPMVRTYINAYDNHQIIIEALVTKLLGKSDFKGVSPIDPYCGLMDARR; this is encoded by the coding sequence ATGATCGATTTGAAGGGGAATCCTTTTTATCTGAAGGATGAACAAATAGCATGGGTGAACCAAACTTTGGAAAGCTTGACATTGGATGAAAAAGTGGGCCAGCTGTTCTGTCCGATCGGCATGTCCACGGATGAAAAAGCACTGTTTGATTTGGCCGCCAACAAGAAAGTCGGCGGACTGCTGTTCCGTCCCGGAAAAGGCGAAGAAGTGCAGCAAGCCCACCGCTATCTGCAACAACAGGCAAAGATCCCTTTACTGATTGCAGCCAACTTGGAAGCGGGGGGTACAGGAAGCGCTATTGATGGCACGCGCATCGGCAATCCGATGTTGTTGGCAGCAGGACAGGATGCCAGCTATGGACACCATCTCGGTGAAGTCTGTGCCAAGGAAGGCTCGGCAGTGGGCGTGAACTGGGCCTTTGCGCCGGTGGTGGATATCGACTACAATTGCCACAATCCGATCACGAATGTGCGCACGTACGGCAGCAATCCCGAAACTGTCCTGAACTATGCGCAAGGATTCGTTGAAGGTGTGCAGCAAAACGGGGTGGCGGCTTCGATCAAGCATTTTCCCGGGGACGGCATCGACTTCCGCGATCAGCATCTGGTGACTACAGTCAACACTTTGCCGCTTGAAGAATGGCGGAATACCTATGGGAAAGTCTATTCGGGCCTCATCGAAGCCGGCTCACTTTCGGTGATGATCGGCCATATCGCTTTGCCGGCGGTCCAGAAATCAGAAGAAGATGCTTTTCTGCCGGCCACCTTATCTCCGGTCATCATGCAGGAACTGTTGCGCGAGGAACTCGGATTCAATGGCGTCATCACAAGCGATGCCACGCCGATGGTCGGTTTTTGCGCGGCGATGGAGCGGCGTTTGGCAGTTCCGACAGCAATCGCGGCTGGATGTGATATCTTTCTGTTCAACAAAGACTTGGAGGAGGATATCCGCTTCATGAAGGAAGGGATTGCGGCCGGCATCCTTACCTCGGAACGGATCGACGAAGCCGTCACCCGCATTTTGGCGATGAAAGCGGCCTTGCACTTGCCTGAAAAACAAGCGGAAGCACTGTTGGTCCCGGAAAAAGAGGAGCTGTCTGTCCTGCAGACGGAACAATATGTCGAGTGGGCGAAGCAAGCCGCCGACAACGGCATCACGCTCGTCAAGGATACGGCCGGCAATCTGCCGCTGCGCCCGGAAGCGACACCGCGTCTGTTGCTGCAACTGCTAGGGCCTTACGAGGAATCGAACCGCCAGATTTTTTCCAAGGTGCTGCCGCTTTTGGAAAAGGAAGGCTTCAGCGTTACGTTGTATCAGCCAGAAGATTTCACGACCGGGTTCGAGTCCGTTTCCCAATTCCGTTCCAAATATGATGCTGTCCTCTATCTGGCCAATGTCGAAAACCATAGCAATGCCACAACGACAAGAATCAACTGGTACACTTTCTTTGGCCAAGGGAACAATATCCCGTGGTTCGTTGATGAAGTGCCGACCGTATTCGCGAGTCTGGGCAATCCCTACCATCTGATCGATGTGCCGATGGTGAGGACCTACATCAATGCCTACGACAATCATCAGATAATCATTGAAGCGCTGGTCACCAAACTTCTCGGCAAGAGCGATTTCAAGGGCGTGAGTCCGATCGATCCTTATTGTGGACTGATGGATGCCCGCAGATAG
- the pgmB gene encoding beta-phosphoglucomutase translates to MSEIKGLVFDLDGVITDTAERHYLAWKRIADRLGIAIDLEWNERLKGISRAESLELILAEKPSLLFVSEGKEQLLKAKNAHYLELIAEITAADILPGIPELLEEAKIAGYRMAIASASKNAPLILERLGLSAAFDAVVDPESLKQNKPHPEIFERAAQALGLEPHECIGFEDSLAGIEGIKRAGMPAVAIAITVFAEWLPDIEVAATKELNLEEIVREVTTMKERVEG, encoded by the coding sequence ATGAGCGAAATAAAAGGATTGGTATTCGATTTGGACGGTGTCATCACCGATACAGCGGAACGGCATTACTTGGCATGGAAAAGGATAGCGGATCGATTGGGGATCGCAATCGACCTCGAATGGAACGAGCGCCTCAAAGGCATTAGCAGGGCGGAATCCTTAGAACTGATATTGGCTGAAAAGCCGAGCCTTCTCTTTGTTTCGGAAGGAAAAGAACAGCTGTTGAAAGCAAAAAATGCGCATTACCTGGAGTTGATTGCGGAGATTACGGCAGCGGACATCCTGCCGGGGATTCCGGAGCTTCTGGAAGAGGCCAAAATAGCAGGCTACCGTATGGCGATCGCCTCCGCCAGCAAAAATGCGCCGCTCATTCTGGAAAGACTGGGTCTATCGGCTGCCTTCGATGCCGTCGTCGATCCGGAATCTCTGAAACAGAACAAGCCGCATCCGGAGATTTTCGAAAGGGCGGCTCAGGCTTTGGGTCTGGAACCACATGAATGCATCGGCTTCGAAGACTCGTTGGCTGGCATCGAAGGGATCAAACGGGCGGGCATGCCCGCTGTAGCCATCGCCATCACTGTCTTTGCTGAGTGGCTTCCGGATATCGAAGTGGCGGCTACAAAAGAATTGAACCTGGAAGAAATTGTACGCGAAGTGACGACGATGAAGGAGCGTGTTGAAGGATGA
- a CDS encoding glycoside-pentoside-hexuronide (GPH):cation symporter codes for MEEKVLQTSIAQPQEKVSKLFSWSYASALNGGPMLAGAVISTYFAVFMTDTMLLPAAAASLIMLISTLWDAINDPLMGVIADRTNSKWGRYRPYFVPAPILFTFFATMLWVNPDFSATGKFIYILIIYIGYGMSGTMYTMPHMALLPAVVKDNEQRNKIIALSAGMMALMFTVGATFTTTITSFLENMGFSNGFIPLMLICGLFSFLSFWTLFKTSKERYLTKIENTTVKQDLKRVLKHKELTPFLIVWLMASVGYGLMFSSSVYYVMYYLGRPDLIPLYMGIVSIGALVSMMVLMPIVLKIFKTGQRALVFTQVGAIICYTLLFFFGKSNLTFLYVVTFLATSIASMQNALVNVLVNDAIDYIQFKEGISANGLISSIKGFAQKAGNTITNSGILALLAISGYVAGAIGNQPESTMTAINFLRFGAPAITAVILLVALRFNPVAKHYEDIEEMKNLMKSKAQED; via the coding sequence ATGGAAGAGAAAGTATTACAAACAAGCATAGCACAGCCTCAAGAGAAGGTAAGCAAACTATTCAGTTGGTCCTATGCGTCTGCACTGAATGGGGGACCCATGCTGGCGGGCGCTGTTATCAGTACTTATTTCGCTGTATTCATGACGGACACCATGTTGCTGCCGGCTGCTGCAGCCTCTCTGATTATGCTCATTTCCACGCTTTGGGATGCGATCAATGACCCCCTAATGGGCGTGATTGCGGACCGAACCAATTCCAAATGGGGAAGATACAGACCGTATTTTGTGCCGGCGCCGATTTTATTCACGTTCTTTGCAACGATGCTGTGGGTGAATCCCGATTTCAGTGCTACAGGCAAGTTCATCTATATCTTGATCATCTACATCGGATATGGGATGTCAGGCACGATGTACACGATGCCGCACATGGCGCTGTTGCCTGCGGTTGTAAAAGATAATGAACAAAGAAACAAAATTATTGCACTGAGCGCTGGTATGATGGCATTGATGTTCACTGTTGGAGCAACATTCACCACTACTATCACGAGCTTCTTGGAAAATATGGGATTCAGCAACGGATTCATTCCGCTGATGCTCATCTGTGGCCTGTTCTCATTCCTCTCTTTTTGGACACTATTCAAGACTTCCAAAGAACGCTATCTGACTAAAATCGAGAACACTACCGTCAAACAAGATTTGAAGCGAGTGTTGAAACACAAAGAACTGACACCATTTTTGATCGTTTGGTTGATGGCTTCGGTGGGCTATGGCTTGATGTTCAGTTCCTCCGTTTACTATGTGATGTACTATCTTGGGAGACCGGACCTGATTCCTTTATACATGGGGATCGTATCGATCGGTGCGCTCGTATCGATGATGGTGCTGATGCCGATTGTGCTTAAAATATTCAAAACAGGCCAACGCGCGCTTGTATTCACGCAAGTTGGGGCGATCATCTGCTATACGTTACTGTTTTTCTTCGGAAAGAGCAATTTGACGTTCCTGTATGTGGTGACTTTCCTGGCTACAAGCATCGCCTCGATGCAGAACGCATTAGTGAATGTGCTCGTGAATGATGCGATTGATTACATCCAGTTTAAGGAAGGCATTTCCGCAAACGGGTTGATCTCATCGATCAAAGGATTCGCCCAGAAAGCTGGGAACACCATCACAAATTCGGGTATTTTAGCTCTATTGGCTATTTCAGGCTATGTTGCAGGTGCCATTGGCAATCAACCGGAGAGCACGATGACAGCAATCAATTTCCTGAGGTTTGGTGCTCCTGCCATAACGGCAGTTATTCTGTTGGTAGCATTACGTTTCAATCCGGTTGCGAAGCACTATGAAGATATCGAAGAGATGAAAAATCTGATGAAATCCAAAGCGCAAGAAGACTAG
- a CDS encoding glycoside hydrolase family 2 TIM barrel-domain containing protein, whose product MRNEMKLNDDWWFHLGEIGSPVKTVKKAGAIGGLTAPLKGEDGEQITIGQGGKHFLNLISQGDLKRGLRMLAGTDMDSELTEEWDRIAIPHDWSVAVPYVDAPGLLMSGSKPENIGYYRKTFSLDASLEENRILLKFDGVMRMASVWLNGIYLGDNISGYTPFEFDITEIAKFGDEGVNVLLVRADTTTGAEGWWYEGAGIYKEVRLQFLPKIYVEEDSFYIYTKEIGENAVLGCEATFVNCTDRPQTVKPALHVGDQQVAFDEITIEPLRSISVNKEFLIDQSKLWTPETPHLYEATIRIHGEQKNIDECSTTFGIRKISYDKNGFFLNGSNYLLKGVCEHQDFAGVGVALNKDIVAFKLLKLKEMGVNAYRSAHHFASKDLLDCCDRLGIIVMNENRILETSPWRLRDLEKMVKRTRNHASLCFWSIANEEVIGNTKLGHRMAKRVTALMRSIDYEHLLVSAELLNPEGIVDEEYMSNFDVVGVNYPEAGVMGEGLEKIKANYPEQPLMSTENASYFSTRGIYKDDAEKCQTNNFGSLYSMVLPGKRKLGDPGVGGTARPEEVLDFIEQNPYMGGSFIWTAFDYAGEPAPFGWPGIGSQFGVLDTCGFEKDYFYYYQSKWTETPMVHVMPHWNKEGLTFDEDGKVEVRVFSNCDEVELFVNDDSQGKQSVGEHHNSWVVDFIPGELKAIAYSNGEAMVSDARVTAKEAVDFLTEVIYDGEKTQLIKVEAIDGAGNVVPMANNALDIAIKNGALLGTGNGNPAYAEEDNENALHLFSGKALLIVKKEAAAGPEIKLAVAEGSGTERQLSAVSDSKGNL is encoded by the coding sequence ATGCGAAACGAAATGAAGTTGAATGATGACTGGTGGTTTCACTTAGGAGAAATCGGCTCTCCCGTAAAAACAGTTAAAAAAGCTGGGGCAATCGGTGGCCTGACCGCTCCGCTCAAAGGCGAAGATGGGGAACAGATCACGATCGGGCAAGGCGGGAAGCATTTTCTGAATCTCATCTCTCAAGGCGATTTAAAGAGAGGCTTGAGGATGCTGGCGGGAACCGATATGGATTCAGAGCTGACGGAAGAATGGGACAGGATTGCTATTCCTCACGATTGGTCAGTGGCTGTTCCCTATGTGGATGCGCCGGGATTGTTGATGAGTGGTTCCAAACCGGAAAATATCGGGTATTACCGAAAAACATTTTCCTTGGATGCCTCACTGGAAGAAAATCGGATTTTGTTGAAGTTTGATGGTGTGATGCGGATGGCCTCGGTGTGGCTCAACGGCATTTATTTGGGTGATAATATAAGCGGTTACACTCCTTTCGAATTCGATATCACCGAAATAGCCAAATTCGGTGATGAAGGGGTGAATGTGCTGCTGGTCCGGGCTGATACGACTACTGGGGCTGAAGGATGGTGGTATGAGGGTGCCGGCATCTACAAAGAAGTCCGTTTACAGTTCCTTCCGAAAATATATGTGGAGGAGGACTCTTTCTACATCTATACAAAGGAAATCGGTGAAAATGCCGTACTTGGCTGTGAAGCAACCTTTGTCAACTGCACAGACAGACCACAGACCGTCAAGCCCGCGTTGCATGTTGGCGATCAACAAGTGGCATTTGATGAAATCACAATTGAGCCGTTGCGTTCAATCAGTGTCAATAAGGAATTTTTGATTGACCAGTCTAAGCTTTGGACGCCGGAGACTCCCCACTTATATGAAGCGACCATCCGGATACACGGGGAGCAGAAAAATATTGATGAATGCAGTACTACATTTGGAATCCGGAAAATTTCCTACGACAAGAACGGGTTTTTCCTGAATGGCAGCAACTACCTATTAAAAGGCGTGTGCGAGCATCAAGATTTTGCGGGCGTAGGTGTCGCATTGAACAAAGACATCGTGGCATTCAAGCTGCTGAAATTAAAAGAGATGGGGGTAAATGCCTACAGAAGCGCGCATCACTTTGCAAGTAAAGACCTGTTGGACTGTTGCGACAGACTGGGGATTATCGTGATGAATGAAAACCGTATTCTCGAAACCAGTCCTTGGAGACTGCGCGATTTGGAAAAAATGGTGAAGCGAACGCGTAATCACGCCTCCCTTTGCTTTTGGTCGATAGCTAACGAAGAAGTGATCGGGAATACTAAATTGGGTCACAGGATGGCCAAAAGAGTGACGGCTTTGATGCGATCGATAGATTATGAGCATTTGTTGGTTTCAGCTGAATTGCTTAATCCGGAAGGTATTGTGGATGAGGAGTACATGTCAAATTTCGATGTGGTTGGCGTCAATTACCCGGAGGCCGGTGTAATGGGGGAAGGGCTGGAAAAAATCAAGGCAAATTACCCAGAGCAACCCCTGATGAGCACAGAGAATGCTTCTTACTTTTCTACTCGTGGCATCTATAAGGATGATGCAGAAAAATGTCAAACGAATAACTTTGGTTCCTTGTATTCAATGGTGTTGCCTGGAAAACGCAAGCTAGGCGATCCCGGTGTTGGCGGGACGGCACGACCGGAAGAGGTCCTTGATTTCATTGAACAAAATCCCTATATGGGCGGGTCCTTCATTTGGACAGCTTTTGATTACGCAGGGGAACCAGCGCCATTCGGCTGGCCAGGGATCGGCTCTCAATTTGGGGTGCTGGACACTTGCGGCTTCGAGAAAGATTACTTCTACTACTATCAATCAAAATGGACAGAAACGCCGATGGTTCATGTCATGCCTCACTGGAATAAGGAAGGTCTGACCTTTGATGAGGATGGCAAAGTAGAAGTCAGGGTATTCAGCAATTGCGATGAAGTGGAACTGTTCGTGAACGATGATAGTCAAGGGAAACAATCAGTTGGTGAGCATCATAATAGTTGGGTTGTTGATTTTATACCGGGTGAATTGAAGGCTATCGCATACAGCAATGGAGAAGCGATGGTTTCGGATGCAAGAGTGACCGCGAAAGAAGCAGTGGATTTTCTGACTGAAGTCATATATGACGGCGAGAAAACGCAGCTGATCAAGGTGGAAGCGATAGATGGAGCGGGCAATGTTGTACCCATGGCCAATAATGCTTTAGACATAGCGATAAAAAATGGTGCGCTTCTGGGTACGGGGAACGGAAATCCGGCATATGCTGAAGAGGATAATGAGAACGCGCTGCACTTGTTCTCAGGGAAGGCGTTGCTGATTGTCAAAAAAGAAGCTGCGGCAGGTCCTGAAATCAAGCTAGCTGTTGCTGAGGGGAGCGGAACAGAAAGACAGCTGAGCGCAGTAAGTGACTCGAAAGGCAATCTATAA
- a CDS encoding AraC family transcriptional regulator, with the protein MIESNSLPEQLKDLHNNLSEKPASVLDTNSPVSMYFKTAKDNQILYTAAYGGEIRYLIGDSINVPHKHAHFELMYVLHGSLTNYIEDKTVYYRAGDGCLMNRQINHYEVLDPACSVVFVNFSPEYLTSIFNETFSHKQLTTLGPLFEFLRANIADDDDLKRSYVEFTQTNEENRTFNILLDSLQLELSTPKLGAGYFQKGLSLRIIDALQNNTIFFTKFMDLGLSKEDFLVAQVLNALEKRMGNITRAELSEITHYNDEHLNRVVKKNTGLSIMKHAKKLKIKHAMDLLAHTDMTISDISNAIGFTSESHFYRFFKENLQQSPDQFRQAKKL; encoded by the coding sequence ATGATCGAATCAAATTCATTACCCGAACAGCTTAAAGACCTCCACAATAATTTATCGGAAAAACCAGCTAGCGTTTTAGATACGAACAGTCCCGTTTCGATGTATTTTAAAACAGCTAAAGATAATCAAATTTTGTATACTGCAGCATACGGCGGTGAAATCAGATACCTGATTGGCGATAGCATTAATGTGCCGCACAAACATGCACATTTTGAGTTGATGTATGTCCTTCATGGATCCCTTACTAATTACATTGAAGATAAAACGGTCTATTATCGCGCCGGTGATGGCTGCCTTATGAACCGTCAGATCAACCACTACGAAGTCCTGGATCCGGCCTGTTCCGTCGTGTTCGTAAACTTTTCGCCAGAGTATTTGACTTCCATTTTTAATGAAACCTTTTCGCACAAGCAACTCACAACATTAGGTCCGTTATTTGAATTTCTGCGGGCCAATATCGCTGATGACGACGATTTGAAGCGCAGCTATGTTGAGTTTACTCAAACAAACGAAGAAAACCGCACTTTCAACATCCTGCTTGATTCCCTTCAATTAGAATTATCCACACCCAAACTGGGCGCAGGTTATTTCCAAAAAGGACTGTCTTTACGCATAATCGATGCTCTCCAGAACAACACAATCTTTTTCACGAAATTTATGGACCTTGGATTAAGTAAAGAGGATTTCCTGGTGGCTCAAGTTTTGAATGCACTCGAAAAAAGAATGGGGAATATCACGCGTGCAGAATTATCGGAAATAACCCATTATAACGATGAACATCTGAATCGAGTGGTTAAGAAGAATACTGGCCTCAGCATCATGAAGCATGCAAAAAAGCTGAAAATAAAGCATGCGATGGATCTGTTGGCCCATACGGATATGACAATCAGTGACATTTCCAATGCCATCGGATTCACTTCAGAGTCGCACTTCTACCGTTTTTTCAAAGAAAATCTGCAGCAATCGCCCGACCAATTCAGGCAAGCAAAAAAGCTATGA
- a CDS encoding AraC family transcriptional regulator, giving the protein MAETQDFPEILLKETPLEAEMKTMTAEQITAKFQNQAATAGYLLDFHLSDEDFFVDHQIFMNRHARYFPMPTHSHEFLELNYLLQGQCTQWIGQEKIQMKQGDLLMIDPGTGHSIDKLGEEDILINILIKSDAINTKVLQRMAQRHSLITDFLLTVGKKNSRHRPYLHFSTADNQRISTCLSYLLADYFGDETPKFEKVELWLLIILAELEDIMSSEAGELPFNKKVIDALEIIDSEYASITLEGLGKQLNFNKNYLSNLLKQETGLTFKEWVTKRRLQKAYDLLIGTDKPIEKIVAELGITSPSYFFKIFKNEYGETPNQLRKKMHRSKKL; this is encoded by the coding sequence ATGGCAGAAACGCAAGATTTTCCGGAAATATTGCTGAAAGAAACGCCGCTTGAAGCTGAAATGAAAACAATGACGGCTGAACAAATAACCGCCAAATTCCAAAATCAAGCAGCAACAGCCGGCTATCTGCTGGATTTCCATTTGTCTGATGAGGACTTTTTTGTGGACCATCAAATCTTCATGAACCGGCATGCCCGCTACTTTCCCATGCCCACCCACTCGCATGAATTTCTGGAACTGAATTACCTTCTGCAAGGGCAATGCACCCAGTGGATCGGCCAGGAAAAAATCCAGATGAAGCAAGGCGATCTGCTGATGATCGATCCGGGAACCGGCCATTCCATCGACAAGCTCGGTGAAGAGGACATCCTCATCAACATCTTGATCAAATCGGACGCCATCAACACGAAAGTGCTCCAAAGGATGGCCCAACGGCACAGTTTGATCACTGATTTTTTGTTGACTGTGGGCAAAAAAAATAGCCGTCACCGACCCTATCTGCATTTCAGCACCGCTGATAATCAGCGGATCAGCACGTGCTTGTCCTATTTGCTTGCCGATTATTTTGGAGACGAAACGCCTAAATTCGAGAAAGTGGAGCTTTGGTTGCTGATCATCCTGGCCGAACTGGAAGATATCATGTCCAGCGAAGCCGGGGAACTGCCTTTCAACAAGAAGGTGATCGATGCCCTGGAGATCATCGACAGTGAATATGCCAGCATCACACTCGAAGGTCTGGGGAAACAATTGAATTTCAACAAAAATTACCTCAGCAATCTGCTGAAGCAAGAAACGGGTCTGACTTTCAAAGAGTGGGTCACGAAACGGCGACTGCAAAAGGCCTACGATCTGCTGATCGGGACCGACAAACCGATCGAAAAAATCGTTGCAGAGCTTGGCATCACCAGTCCGAGTTATTTCTTCAAGATATTCAAGAATGAGTACGGAGAGACACCCAATCAGTTGCGGAAAAAAATGCATCGAAGCAAAAAGCTATGA